A part of Misgurnus anguillicaudatus chromosome 6, ASM2758022v2, whole genome shotgun sequence genomic DNA contains:
- the LOC141349252 gene encoding von Willebrand factor A domain-containing protein 5A-like isoform X2: MMNCCGLVTKEKQPVPLKSIRVEVQVKSHVATVTSTLQYVNEEERHLEALFVFPLPADAAVCHFSAKIGDQEIVAEVQERQTARDQYDDAVSSGQQAFLLEESKESSDVFSLSVGCLSPGQNADITITYITELSVQADHSLRFCLPAVLNPRYAPAGSDAGIVSEISSCDSVPYTLTLSVHVSSPNPISKLESNCTLDPLVFLNSDHTQATVNLSSGHKFDKDVELFLYYQNTHQPTAIVEAGVTTAKPGSLMSDPVVMISLYPEFPEEVMSSLATQGEFVFVIDRSGSMASMMHNGKRAQSRIESAKETLLLLLKSLPMGCYFNIYGFGTRFKSFFPQSVVYNQDTMDQVLKRVNEMRADMGGTKILQPLEHIYSQPCYPEHPRQLFVFTDGEVRNTKTVLDLVRLHTKSHRCFSFGIGEGASTALITGMAREGSGHAQFITGTDRMQPKVMESLRFALQPAVNKISVQWKVPDGITVDTLSPPINAIFQGQRSLIYAQLKGQSSESSEGSVIVQYNLKDQPVTNQLHFCLKPTEDTGLSVHRLVARSLIRCLEQEERTGGVDVDDIRRRMVEISVEAGVSSVHTAFIAINKNNREAVKGPLIQRRVPTQEMRRLSAAYSCTKRRGYPVSYCYTKRSKRSLNSSSLMDVAPARNQLTKSNPEMSSDLHEDSLLQLITLQKASGCWELNAALARVFGKTEDELTNQKPAQVDGSVWATLLSLIWLYGYKIQQQIEWQFVAMKAASWIGSQNVVSLSQCVCDGNHLLGCQVKEETLGI, from the exons ATGATGAACTGCTGCGGTCTCGTCACTAAAGAAAAACAGCCAG TTCCTCTGAAGAGCATCAGAGTTGAGGTGCAGGTGAAGAGTCATGTAGCTACAGTCACCTCCACTCTGCAGTATGTGAATGaggaagagcgccacctggagGCCTTGTTTGTGTTTCCTCTGCCTGCTGATGCTGCTGTCTGTCACTTCAGTGCCAAGATCGGAGATCAGGAGATTGTGGCAGAGGTTCAAGAGAGACAAACT GCGAGGGATCAGTATGATGATGCTGTGAGTTCGGGTCAGCAGGCGTTTCTGTTGGAAGAGAGTAAAGAAAGTTCTGATGTGTTCAGTCTGAGTGTTGGGTGTCTTTCACCGGGTCAGAACGCTGACATCACCATCACATACATCACTGAGCTCTCTGTGCAGGCCGACCACTCGCTGCGCTTCTGTCTGCCTGCTGTACTCAATCCCAGATACGCACCAGCAG GTTcagatgctggaatagtttcaGAGATTTCGTCATGTGACTCTGTTCCCTACACTTTGACTCTTAGTGTTCATGTGAGCTCTCCAAACCCCATCTCCAAACTAGAGTCCAACTGTACTCTGGATCCTCTTGTGTTCCTCAACTCTGATCACACTCAGGCAACG gtgAATCTGAGTTCTGGTCACAAGTTTGATAAAGATGTTGAGTTGTTTCTGTACTATCAGAATACCCATCAGCCCACTGCTATAGTGGAGGCAGGAGTGACCACTGCAAAACCAG GTTCTCTGATGAGTGACCCAGTGGTGATGATAAGTTTGTACCCAGAATTCCCAGAGGAAGTAATGTCATCATTAGCAACTCAAGGCGAGTTTGTTTTTGTGATTGACAGATCAGGCAGTATGGCCTCTATGATGCATAATGGGAAAAGAGCACAAAGTCGCATAGAAAGTGCAAAg gAAACTCTGCTGTTACTGTTGAAGAGTCTGCCCATGGGCTGTTACTTTAATATCTATGGATTTGGCACTCGTTTTAAGTCCTTCTTCCC TCAGAGTGTTGTGTACAATCAGGACACAATGGATCAGGTACTGAAGAGAGTCAATGAAATGCGAGCAGACATGGGCGGCACAAAGATTTTACAGCCCCTAGAACACATCTACAGTCAACCCTGTTACCCTGAACACCCCAGACAG TTGTTTGTCTTCACTGATGGAGAGGTGAGGAACACTAAAACGGTTCTGGATCTCGTGAGACTTCATACTAAATCTCACAG GTGTTTCTCATTCGGGATTGGTGAGGGTGCAAGTACCGCCCTCATCACAGGAATGGCCAGAGAGGGATCTGGACACGCCCAGTTCATCACAGGCACAGACCGCATGCAACCCAAA GTGATGGAGTCTCTCAGGTTTGCTCTTCAGCCTGCAGTGAACAAGATCTCAGTACAGTGGAAAGTACCAGATGGCATTACTGTTGACACACTGTCTCCACCCATCAATGCGATCTTCCAGGGTCAAAGGTCACTTATttatgcacaacttaaaggacAG AGTTCAGAAAGCTCTGAAGGATCAGTGATAGTTCAATACAACCTGAAAGATCAACCAGTGACAAACCAGCTTCACTTCTGCCTTAAACCAACTGAGGACACTGG GTTGTCCGTCCATCGATTGGTGGCCCGGTCTCTGATTCGCTGTCTGGAGCAGGAGGAGAGGACAGGAGGTGTAGATGTGGATGATATCAGGAGGAGGATGGTGGAGATCAGTGTTGAAGCAGGAGTGAGCAGTGTTCATACAGCCTTCATTgccattaataaaaacaacagagaGGCTGTGAAAGGACCTCTAATACAGAGAAGAGTACCAACACAAG agATGCGTAGATTATCAGCGGCGTATTCCTGCACAA agAGGCGTGGATATCCAGTATCATATTGCTACACAA AGAGGTCCAAAAGATCATTGAATTCTTCAA gTCTGATGGATGTTGCACCTGCACGAAATCAGTTAACAA AATCTAATCCTGAGATGAGCTCTGATCTCCATGAGGATTCTTTACTTCAGCTGATTACTCTACAAAAAGCTTCAGGCTGCTGGGAACTGAACGCTGCTTTGGCCCGAGTGTTTGGAAAGACTGAAGATgagctgaccaatcagaaacCAGCACAG GTGGATGGGTCAGTGTGGGCCACTCTTCTGTCTCTCATCTGGTTATACGGCTATAAAATACAGCAACAGATTGAGTGGCAGTTTGTGGCCATGAAGGCGGCGTCATGGATCGGCTCTCAGAACG tgGTCAGTCTGtctcagtgtgtgtgtgatgggAATCATTTACTGGGATGTCAAGTGAAAGAAGAAACTTTGGGAATCTGA
- the LOC141349252 gene encoding von Willebrand factor A domain-containing protein 5A-like isoform X1, which produces MMNCCGLVTKEKQPVPLKSIRVEVQVKSHVATVTSTLQYVNEEERHLEALFVFPLPADAAVCHFSAKIGDQEIVAEVQERQTARDQYDDAVSSGQQAFLLEESKESSDVFSLSVGCLSPGQNADITITYITELSVQADHSLRFCLPAVLNPRYAPAGSDAGIVSEISSCDSVPYTLTLSVHVSSPNPISKLESNCTLDPLVFLNSDHTQATVNLSSGHKFDKDVELFLYYQNTHQPTAIVEAGVTTAKPGSLMSDPVVMISLYPEFPEEVMSSLATQGEFVFVIDRSGSMASMMHNGKRAQSRIESAKETLLLLLKSLPMGCYFNIYGFGTRFKSFFPQSVVYNQDTMDQVLKRVNEMRADMGGTKILQPLEHIYSQPCYPEHPRQLFVFTDGEVRNTKTVLDLVRLHTKSHRCFSFGIGEGASTALITGMAREGSGHAQFITGTDRMQPKVMESLRFALQPAVNKISVQWKVPDGITVDTLSPPINAIFQGQRSLIYAQLKGQSSESSEGSVIVQYNLKDQPVTNQLHFCLKPTEDTGLSVHRLVARSLIRCLEQEERTGGVDVDDIRRRMVEISVEAGVSSVHTAFIAINKNNREAVKGPLIQRRVPTQEMRRLSAAYSCTKRRGYPVSYCYTKRSKRSLNSSSLMDVAPARNQLTKSNPEMSSDLHEDSLLQLITLQKASGCWELNAALARVFGKTEDELTNQKPAQVDGSVWATLLSLIWLYGYKIQQQIEWQFVAMKAASWIGSQNVVSLSQCVCDGNHLLGCQVKEETLGI; this is translated from the exons ATGATGAACTGCTGCGGTCTCGTCACTAAAGAAAAACAGCCAG TTCCTCTGAAGAGCATCAGAGTTGAGGTGCAGGTGAAGAGTCATGTAGCTACAGTCACCTCCACTCTGCAGTATGTGAATGaggaagagcgccacctggagGCCTTGTTTGTGTTTCCTCTGCCTGCTGATGCTGCTGTCTGTCACTTCAGTGCCAAGATCGGAGATCAGGAGATTGTGGCAGAGGTTCAAGAGAGACAAACT GCGAGGGATCAGTATGATGATGCTGTGAGTTCGGGTCAGCAGGCGTTTCTGTTGGAAGAGAGTAAAGAAAGTTCTGATGTGTTCAGTCTGAGTGTTGGGTGTCTTTCACCGGGTCAGAACGCTGACATCACCATCACATACATCACTGAGCTCTCTGTGCAGGCCGACCACTCGCTGCGCTTCTGTCTGCCTGCTGTACTCAATCCCAGATACGCACCAGCAG GTTcagatgctggaatagtttcaGAGATTTCGTCATGTGACTCTGTTCCCTACACTTTGACTCTTAGTGTTCATGTGAGCTCTCCAAACCCCATCTCCAAACTAGAGTCCAACTGTACTCTGGATCCTCTTGTGTTCCTCAACTCTGATCACACTCAGGCAACG gtgAATCTGAGTTCTGGTCACAAGTTTGATAAAGATGTTGAGTTGTTTCTGTACTATCAGAATACCCATCAGCCCACTGCTATAGTGGAGGCAGGAGTGACCACTGCAAAACCAG GTTCTCTGATGAGTGACCCAGTGGTGATGATAAGTTTGTACCCAGAATTCCCAGAGGAAGTAATGTCATCATTAGCAACTCAAGGCGAGTTTGTTTTTGTGATTGACAGATCAGGCAGTATGGCCTCTATGATGCATAATGGGAAAAGAGCACAAAGTCGCATAGAAAGTGCAAAg gAAACTCTGCTGTTACTGTTGAAGAGTCTGCCCATGGGCTGTTACTTTAATATCTATGGATTTGGCACTCGTTTTAAGTCCTTCTTCCC TCAGAGTGTTGTGTACAATCAGGACACAATGGATCAGGTACTGAAGAGAGTCAATGAAATGCGAGCAGACATGGGCGGCACAAAGATTTTACAGCCCCTAGAACACATCTACAGTCAACCCTGTTACCCTGAACACCCCAGACAG TTGTTTGTCTTCACTGATGGAGAGGTGAGGAACACTAAAACGGTTCTGGATCTCGTGAGACTTCATACTAAATCTCACAG GTGTTTCTCATTCGGGATTGGTGAGGGTGCAAGTACCGCCCTCATCACAGGAATGGCCAGAGAGGGATCTGGACACGCCCAGTTCATCACAGGCACAGACCGCATGCAACCCAAA GTGATGGAGTCTCTCAGGTTTGCTCTTCAGCCTGCAGTGAACAAGATCTCAGTACAGTGGAAAGTACCAGATGGCATTACTGTTGACACACTGTCTCCACCCATCAATGCGATCTTCCAGGGTCAAAGGTCACTTATttatgcacaacttaaaggacAG AGTTCAGAAAGCTCTGAAGGATCAGTGATAGTTCAATACAACCTGAAAGATCAACCAGTGACAAACCAGCTTCACTTCTGCCTTAAACCAACTGAGGACACTGG GTTGTCCGTCCATCGATTGGTGGCCCGGTCTCTGATTCGCTGTCTGGAGCAGGAGGAGAGGACAGGAGGTGTAGATGTGGATGATATCAGGAGGAGGATGGTGGAGATCAGTGTTGAAGCAGGAGTGAGCAGTGTTCATACAGCCTTCATTgccattaataaaaacaacagagaGGCTGTGAAAGGACCTCTAATACAGAGAAGAGTACCAACACAAG agATGCGTAGATTATCAGCGGCGTATTCCTGCACAA agAGGCGTGGATATCCAGTATCATATTGCTACACAA AGAGGTCCAAAAGATCATTGAATTCTTCAA gTCTGATGGATGTTGCACCTGCACGAAATCAGTTAACAA AATCTAATCCTGAGATGAGCTCTGATCTCCATGAGGATTCTTTACTTCAGCTGATTACTCTACAAAAAGCTTCAGGCTGCTGGGAACTGAACGCTGCTTTGGCCCGAGTGTTTGGAAAGACTGAAGATgagctgaccaatcagaaacCAGCACAG GTGGATGGGTCAGTGTGGGCCACTCTTCTGTCTCTCATCTGGTTATACGGCTATAAAATACAGCAACAGATTGAGTGGCAGTTTGTGGCCATGAAGGCGGCGTCATGGATCGGCTCTCAGAACG
- the LOC141349250 gene encoding von Willebrand factor A domain-containing protein 5A-like has translation MMNCCGLVTTEKLPVPLKSIRVEVQVKSHVATVTSTLQYVNEEERHLEALFVFPLPADAAVCHFSAKIGDQEIVAEVQERQTARDQYDDAVSSSQQAFLLEESEESSDVFRLSVGCLSPGQNADITITYITELSVQADHSLRFCLPAVLNPRYTPAGSDAGIVSEISSCDSVPYTLTLSVHVSSPNPISKLESNCTLDPLVFLNSDHTQATVNLSSGHKFDKDVELFLYYQNTHQPTAIVEAGVTTAKPGSLMRDPVVMISLSPEFPEDVMSSLANRGEFVSLIDRSGSMECLMHNVTGAQRRIESAKETLLLLLKSLPMGCYFNIYGFGSRFESFFPQSVVYNQDTMDQALKKVNEMRADMGGTEILQPLKHIYSQPCYPEHPRQLFVFTDGEVGNTKEVLDLLRLHAESQRCFSFGIGEGASTALITGMAREGSGHAQFITGTDRMQPKVMESLRFALQPAVNKISVQWKVPDGITVDTLSPPINAIFQGQRSLIYAQLKGQSSESSEGSVIVQYNLKDQPVTNQLHFCLKPTKDTGLSVHRLAARSLIRCLEQEERRRGVDVDDIRRRMVEISVEAGVSSVHTAFIAINKHNREAVKGPLIQRRVPTREMRRCSAAYAKMRACSASYCYKKRSKRSLNSSSLMDVAPARKQLTKSNPEMSSDLHDDPLLQLISLQKASGCWELNAALARVFGKTEDELTNQKPAQVDGSVWATFLSLIWLYGYKIQQQIEWQFVAMKAASWIGSQKLVSLSQCVCDGNHLLGCQVKEETLGI, from the exons ATGATGAACTGCTGCGGTCTCGTGACTACAGAAAAACTGCCAG TTCCTCTGAAGAGCATCAGAGTTGAGGTGCAGGTGAAGAGTCATGTAGCTACAGTCACCTCCACTCTGCAGTATGTGAATGaggaagagcgccacctggagGCCTTGTTTGTGTTTCCTCTGCCTGCTGATGCTGCTGTCTGTCACTTCAGTGCCAAGATCGGAGATCAGGAGATTGTGGCAGAGGTTCAAGAGAGACAAACT GCGAGGGATCAGTATGATGATGCTGTGAGTTCGAGTCAGCAGGCATTTCTGTTGGAAGAGAGTGAAGAAAGTTCTGATGTGTTCAGACTGAGTGTTGGGTGTCTGTCACCGGGTCAGAACGCTGACATCACCATCACATACATCACTGAACTCTCTGTGCAGGCCGACCACTCGCTGCGCTTCTGTCTGCCTGCTGTACTCAACCCCAGATACACACCAGCAG GTTcagatgctggaatagtttcaGAGATTTCGTCATGTGACTCTGTTCCCTACACTTTGACTCTTAGTGTTCATGTGAGCTCTCCAAACCCCATCTCCAAACTAGAGTCCAACTGTACTCTAGATCCTCTTGTGTTCCTCAACTCTGATCACACTCAGGCAACG GTGAATTTGAGTTCTGGTCACAAGTTTGATAAAGATGTTGAGTTGTTTCTGTACTATCAGAATACCCATCAGCCCACTGCTATAGTGGAGGCAGGAGTGACCACTGCAAAACCAG GTTCTCTAATGCGTGACCCAGTGGTGATGATAAGTTTGTCCCCAGAATTCCCAGAGGACGTGATGTCATCATTAGCAAATCGAGGCGAGTTTGTTTCTTTGATTGACAGATCAGGCAGTATGGAATGTTTGATGCATAATGTGACAGGAGCACAAAGGCGCATAGAAAGTGCAAAG gAAACTCTGCTGTTACTGTTGAAGAGTCTGCCCATGGGCTGTTACTTTAATATCTATGGATTTGGCTCTCGCTTTGAGTCATTCTTCCC TCAGAGTGTTGTGTACAATCAGGACACAATGGATCAGGCACTGAAAAAAGTCAATGAAATGCGAGCAGACATGGGCGGCACAGAGATTTTACAGCCCCTAAAACACATCTACAGTCAACCCTGTTACCCTGAACACCCCAGACAG TTGTTTGTCTTCACTGATGGAGAGGTGGGAAACACTAAAGAGGTTCTGGATCTTTTGAGACTTCATGCTGAATCTCAGAG GTGTTTCTCATTCGGGATTGGTGAGGGTGCAAGTACCGCCCTCATCACAGGAATGGCCAGAGAGGGATCTGGACACGCCCAGTTCATCACAGGCACAGACCGTATGCAACCCAAA GTGATGGAGTCTCTCAGGTTTGCTCTTCAGCCTGCAGTGAACAAGATCTCAGTACAGTGGAAAGTACCAGATGGCATTACTGTTGACACGCTGTCTCCACCCATCAATGCGATTTTTCAGGGTCAAAGGTCACTCATTTATGCCCAACTTAAAGGACAG AGTTCAGAAAGCTCTGAAGGATCAGTGATAGTTCAATACAACCTGAAAGATCAACCAGTGACAAACCAGCTTCACTTCTGCCTTAAACCAACTAAGGACACTGG GTTGTCCGTCCATCGTCTGGCGGCCCGGTCTCTGATTCGCTGTCTGGAGCAGGAGGAGAGGAGAAGAGGTGTAGATGTGGATGATATCAGGAGGAGGATGGTGGAGATCAGTGTTGAAGCAGGAGTGAGCAGTGTTCATACAGCCTTTATTGCCATTAATAAACACAACAGAGAGGCTGTGAAAGGACCTCTGATACAGAGAAGAGTACCAACACGAG agATGCGTAGATGTTCAGCGGCGTATGCAA agATGCGTGCATGTTCGGCGTCGTATTGCTACAAAA agAGGTCCAAAAGATCATTGAATTCTTCAA GTCTGATGGATGTTGCACCTGCACGAAAACAGTTAACAA AATCTAATCCTGAGATGAGCTCTGATCTCCATGATGATCCTTTACTTCAGCTGATTTCTCTTCAAAAGGCTTCAGGCTGCTGGGAACTGAACGCTGCTTTGGCTCGAGTGTTTGGAAAGACTGAAGATgagctgaccaatcagaaacCAGCACAG GTGGATGGGTCAGTGTGGGCCACTTTTCTGTCTCTCATCTGGTTATACGGCTATAAAATACAGCAACAGATTGAGTGGCAGTTTGTTGCCATGAAGGCGGCGTCATGGATCGGCTCTCAGAA attggtCAGTCTGtctcagtgtgtgtgtgatgggAATCATCTACTGGGATGTCAAGTGAAAGAAGAAACTTTGGGAATCTGA